In the Sinomonas cyclohexanicum genome, ACGACCGGCACCGCGCGGCACAGTTCCCACAGGGCACGCGCGACCTTGAGCCGCCCCGCCGGGCGGAACGTCCGTGCGGCGTCCGTCTCCATCGCGGTGCGCCGCAGCCTCACGGGCGGGCTGCCGAGCCAGGACGATCCCGACTTGGCCTTCTTCGGGGTCGCGGAGAGGACGGCGACGAGGCCGTCCTTCGGCACGGAACGGCCCGCCGCCGTCATCCCGGAGTTGCCCAGGAACGCGCGCTTGCCGATCTTGGCCGGGGCGATCTTGACCCAGCCGCCGCCGAGCTCGTAGCTGGCGACCATGGTGTCGTCGGCGAGGAAAGCGCCGTCGGCCACGGTGGTCATGGAGGGCAGGAGGAGGACCGTGGAGGCCTCGACGTCCTTGCCGACCTTCGCGCCCAGGACCCGCAGCCACACGGGCGTGAACAGGCTCGCGTAGATGGGGAACAGCACGTCGCGGGCCAGGTCGAGCACCCGCTCCGTGGCCCACACCTGCCAGCCGTAGCCCGTGCGCGAGCGGATGCGATGGTAGCCCTCGGTGAGGCCGAGGCCCAGCAGCCGGACCACGCCGGCGATGAGCAAGAGGTTGAGCACGAACCACACCGCCGCCGCGAGCGGCGTGGCTGCGAGCAGTGGGACGAAGGCCGCGTGCAGTGACGCGCGCCCGTGCGCAGCCCAGACGAGGACGAGCGCGGCGGCCGCGGCGGAGACGAACGGGATGAGGGCCAAGAGCGTCGAGCCGGCGGCGAACGCGCCGATCCATGCGCCCTCACACAGCCTGGACCGCCGCGAGGGGACCTCGGGCCACCCATGCTTCGCCTTCCCCACGCGTGACGCGGGTGAGCCGGCCACGCGCAGGCCCGCCTTGACCTTGCCCGACACGGCGGAGCCCGGGTCCACCACGGCCCCCGCGCCGATCCGCGCGCCGGGCAGCAGCGTGCTGCGGGCACCGACGGTTGCGCCCGCGCCGATGCGGACGCCGCCGATGTGCACCCAGTCGCCGTCGATCCACCAGCCGGACAGGTCGACCTCGGGCTCCACCGAGGCGCCCGGGCCAACGGAAAGCATGCCCGTGACGGGCGGGACGGAGTGCAGCACGGCGTCGCGGCCGATCGTCGCGCCGAGCGCCCGAGCGTAGTACGGGACCCACGGCGCGCTCGCGAGGCTCACGGCCTGGGCGAGGTCCGCGATCTGCTCGGCGAGCCACAGCCTCAAGTGAACGGGGCCCGAGCGCGGGTAGCGGCCGGGGCCGACGCCGCGCAGCAGCAGCCGCGCCGCCCCCACCGAGATGGCCATCCGGCCCCACGGGCTCACGAACACCATCCAGGACGCCGCGACCCACCACCACGAGAGCGTCGGCGCCGCGGCGAACCCGGCGACTGCCGCAAGCACGTTGTTGGCGGCCGCGAGGTAGGTGAGCCACCGCATGCCCACGAGGATGAAGAGTGGGACTCCCATGAGCGTCTGGAGCAGCTGGGCCCTGCCGGAGGTGGGCCGTACCGTGCGCTCGCGCGGCGCGAGGCTCCCGGCCGCCGGCGCCGTGCCCAGCACTGCCTCGACGAGCGCCCCGACGCGCGGATGTGCATACACATCCGCGACCGTGACGGTGGGGTAGCGGCGGCGCAGGGCCGAGACGAGCTGGGCGGCGGCGAGCGACCCTCCGCCGTGCCCGAAGAAGTCCGCATCGAGCCCAGGGGCCCTGGTGCCGAGCACCGCGCCCCACTGCTCGACGATCCACGCGGCGTCCTCCGGCAGCTCGAGATCGGGCCCTTCATCGTTGTCCTGACCCGGCAGCGGCCACGGGAGCGCGTTGCGGTCCACCTTGCCGCTCGTCTTGGTCGGCAGGGTATCGACGACGGCGAGCACGGGCACGAGCGCGGCCGGCAGCTCTCGCGTGAGGTGCTTCCGGGCCGCGGCGAGGTCCGGCGTCGTACCCTCGGCCGGCGCGAGGTACCCCACGAGGATCTGGTTCCCCGCCGCCGTCGTGCGCACGGCGGC is a window encoding:
- a CDS encoding Pls/PosA family non-ribosomal peptide synthetase is translated as MTPTSEPEVLDATPRRYPPQLAGSQRTPAARTLIDVLTASADAFPEAPALDDGTRALSYSELLDEVRSMGRKLHAAGLGAGDRIGVRIPSGTAELYVAILATMLVGAAYVPVDADDPDERAKLVFSEAKVAGILRGGGSMVVDRKRPKPFPSPRPPAPEDDCWIIFTSGSTGTPKGVAVSHRSAAAFVDAESRLFLQAEPIGPEDRVLAGLSVAFDASCEEMWLAWRHGACLVPAPRALVRTGMDLGPWLVQRGITVVSTVPTLAALWPAEALENVRLLIFGGEACPPELAARLAVEGREVWNTYGPTEATVVACAAPMGGDGPVRIGLPLDGWDLAIVDQAGVPVAEGGTGELIIGGVGLARYLDPAKDAEKYAPMPTLGWERAYRSGDLVMYEPAGLLFMGRADEQVKLGGRRIELGEVDAALQGLPGVAGAAAAVRTTAAGNQILVGYLAPAEGTTPDLAAARKHLTRELPAALVPVLAVVDTLPTKTSGKVDRNALPWPLPGQDNDEGPDLELPEDAAWIVEQWGAVLGTRAPGLDADFFGHGGGSLAAAQLVSALRRRYPTVTVADVYAHPRVGALVEAVLGTAPAAGSLAPRERTVRPTSGRAQLLQTLMGVPLFILVGMRWLTYLAAANNVLAAVAGFAAAPTLSWWWVAASWMVFVSPWGRMAISVGAARLLLRGVGPGRYPRSGPVHLRLWLAEQIADLAQAVSLASAPWVPYYARALGATIGRDAVLHSVPPVTGMLSVGPGASVEPEVDLSGWWIDGDWVHIGGVRIGAGATVGARSTLLPGARIGAGAVVDPGSAVSGKVKAGLRVAGSPASRVGKAKHGWPEVPSRRSRLCEGAWIGAFAAGSTLLALIPFVSAAAAALVLVWAAHGRASLHAAFVPLLAATPLAAAVWFVLNLLLIAGVVRLLGLGLTEGYHRIRSRTGYGWQVWATERVLDLARDVLFPIYASLFTPVWLRVLGAKVGKDVEASTVLLLPSMTTVADGAFLADDTMVASYELGGGWVKIAPAKIGKRAFLGNSGMTAAGRSVPKDGLVAVLSATPKKAKSGSSWLGSPPVRLRRTAMETDAARTFRPAGRLKVARALWELCRAVPVVLTVAIAVVVLTALDWIAAAWGYLAAALLGGAVMLVTGGIAAASATAAKWLFVGRIKAGEHPLWSAFVWRNEVQDTFVEMVAAPWFARAASGTPALVWWLRSLGARIGSGAWCESYWLPEADLVTLGPSSTVNRGCVVQTHLFHDRIMAIDAVVLGEGATLGPHGVILPGAEIADGATVGPASLVMRGEHVPAATYWRGNPVAPWKEPEAPSR